In Triticum aestivum cultivar Chinese Spring chromosome 5B, IWGSC CS RefSeq v2.1, whole genome shotgun sequence, the following proteins share a genomic window:
- the LOC123116876 gene encoding wall-associated receptor kinase 3: MAHMAISFLKIILIASTAAALAAGGAAASPPAPAPMGMPGCHTICGNISVPYPFGMGPARCYWPGFNLTCDNTTTPPRLLLGGEGGILQVQYFSLFESSVLVKRTPGDVKIDRDGNGSIFSGGPDHGTYKIMISDDWSGGGNELVVLGCNVRATLKHGNATVSACSTLCGDDQPPEPMWSVPSRLESSMVCTGLGCCQAAIVAAAAAIGEVRVQLEWFGRNRSADEERMPTRMFVAKEGWFEKKHVSEPLLLQKPSAMGAMGIPVDYGVPVWLSWEVDTNISSSHGHGHVVCDQGTRGGYACRCDIYYEGNPYIPDGCQDIDECEFHPCLDDGVCTNKDGGFDCGCPPGTHGNNSVPGGCTPFVSITQAEGDMCGRKCGDVDVLYPFGIGPSHCYRPGFNLTCDYPSGKLPRLLLDRFGIFQVQEISLPDTTLRVTSSFAVIEANSKNDFGFDFNNYFTSRGDVLYSLSTRNELILSGCNVQATLHGLDNDASIISGCTSFCSESDVSAGRVPIARNKNCYGMGCCQARISEPLDGGMPGMLSLKFADMNNFPDNMSRPPYALIAEEGWFDNRLVSDQQTRALQNKLRFAPKVRIVVDWKVLPSESVGLHDLRDHAKSSSGLNCTMDVAANICKSKHSRCIPAGTNTGYSCQCWEGYQGNPYEPHGCKGDHISSKGIFAAIIGVSCGTGLVILILSSYIVSKKVKHRRAQVLKHKFFKQNHGQLLQQLVAQSVGIAESMIITLEELEKATHNFDNDLVIGGGGHGTVYKGILSNQRIVAIKKPKKVVQKEIDEFINEVVILSQINHRNVVKLFGCCLETEVPMLVYDFISNGTLYEHLHVEGPRSLSWGDRLRIAIETSKSLAYLHSAAAIPIIHRDVKSANILLDDTLTAKVADFGASRYIPMEKSGLETRAQGTRGYWDPMYFYTGRLTEKSDVYSFGVVLVELLTRQKPSSYLSSNDESLVVHFVTLFAEGNLPHILDPQVIEEGGKEVEEVAAIAIACVKLSGEDRPTMRQVELTLEGVRTSEGHVLHNAVAKEAHSNDIEVGVQSNKSVRKDNEGSTRQYSMEEEFILSASCPR, encoded by the exons ATGGCGCACATGGCCATCTCattcttgaagatcatcctcataGCGAGCACGGCCGCGGCGCTCGCCGCCGGTGGAGCAGCAGcttctcctccggctccggcgccgATGGGGATGCCGGGATGCCACACCATATGTGGCAACATCAGCGTGCCGTACCCGTTCGGCATGGGACCGGCCAGGTGCTACTGGCCGGGGTTCAATCTTACCTGCGACAATACTACCACCCCGCCGCGGCTCCTACTCGGCGGCGAAGGAGGCATCCTCCAAGTGCAGTATTTCAGCCTCTTCGAGTCGTCGGTGCTCGTCAAACGCACCCCCGGCGACGTAAAGATCGACCGTGACGGCAACGGCTCAATATTCTCCGGAGGGCCTGACCACGGGACCTACAAGATCATGATCTCAGACGACTGGTCAGGCGGCGGGAACGAACTCGTCGTGTTGGGATGCAACGTGCGAGCGACGCTGAAACACGGCAACGCCACTGTCAGCGCCTGCTCCACCCTGTGCGGCGACGACCAACCCCCTGAGCCCATGTGGTCCGTACCGTCCAGGCTCGAGAGCAGCATGGTTTGCACCGGGCTCGGCTGCTGCCAGGCGGCCATCGTCGCCGCGGCAGCGGCTATCGGCGAGGTCCGGGTGCAGCTAGAGTGGTTCGGCCGGAATCGCAGCGCCGACGAGGAACGGATGCCCACGCGCATGTTCGTCGCCAAGGAGGGGTGGTTCGAGAAGAAACACGTTTCCGAACCACTGCTGCTTCAGAAACCGTCGGCTATGGGAGCAATGGGTATCCCCGTGGACTACGGCGTTCCCGTGTGGCTCAGCTGGGAGGTCGACACCAACATTTCTTCTTCCCATGGGCATGGCCACGTCGTATGCGACCAGGGTACACGAGGAGGATATGCATGCCGCTGCGACATTTACTACGAAGGCAACCCCTATATCCCCGACGGATGCCAAG ATATCGACGAGTGTGAGTTTCATCCGTGCCTTGATGACGGTGTATGTACCAATAAAGACGGAGGGTTTGACTGCGGTTGCCCACCAGGAACCCATGGCAACAATTCCGTACCCGGTGGCTGCACCCCTTTTGTCTCCATCACAC AAGCGGAAGGTGATATGTGCGGAAGGAAATGTGGAGATGTCGATGTACTATACCCGTTTGGCATCGGTCCGTCCCACTGCTACCGGCCAGGCTTCAACCTCACCTGTGACTACCCAAGCGGCAAGCTCCCTCGGTTATTACTCGATAGATTCGGAATCTTCCAAGTTCAAGAGATCTCCCTTCCAGACACCACTCTGCGTGTTACTAGCTCATTCGCCGTCATCGAAGCTAACTCCAAAAATGACTTTGGTTTTGATTTCAACAACTATTTCACAAGCCGAGGGGATGTGCTCTACTCGTTGTCCACCCGTAATGAGCTCATCCTTTCAGGGTGTAATGTTCAGGCGACACTACATGGGCTTGACAATGATGCGTCCATCATCAGCGGCTGCACCAGCTTCTGCTCCGAGAGCGATGTCAGTGCCGGAAGGGTGCCAATTGCGAGAAACAAGAATTGCTACGGCATGGGTTGTTGCCAGGCACGCATTTCTGAGCCCTTGGATGGCGGCATGCCTGGCATGTTGAGCCTCAAGTTTGCCGACATGAACAATTTCCCGGATAACATGTCACGACCCCCGTATGCTCTGATAGCGGAGGAGGGGTGGTTCGACAATCGTCTTGTCTCTGACCAACAGACGCGTGCGCTTCAAAACAAGTTGAGATTTGCGCCAAAGGTTCGTATTGTTGTAGATTGGAAAGTGCTGCCATCTGAATCAGTAGGCTTACACGACTTACGTGATCATGCGAAGTCTTCATCGGGTCTAAATTGTACCATGGACGTAGCTGCTAACATCTGCAAGAGCAAGCATAGCAGGTGCATACCAGCTGGGACGAACACAGGCTATTCTTGCCAGTGTTGGGAGGGCTACCAAGGCAACCCCTACGAGCCTCATGGATGCAAAG GTGACCACATCTCATCTAAAG GTATATTTGCCGCCATTATAGGAGTTTCATGCGGGACAGGTCTAGTTATTTTGATTCTATCATCATACATTGTTTCAAAGAAAGTGAAGCATCGGAGAGCACAAGTGTTAAAACATAAGTTTTTCAAGCAGAATCATGGTCAATTGTTGCAACAACTGGTAGCTCAGAGTGTCGGTATTGCAGAAAGTATGATCATAACGTTGGAAGAGCTAGAGAAGGCAACACACAATTTCGACAATGATCTTGTGATTGGTGGTGGAGGGCATGGTACTGTTTACAAAGGAATTTTATCAAATCAACGTATTGTAGCCATCAAGAAACCAAAGAAGGTGGTTCAGAAGGAGATTGATGAGTTTATAAATGAGGTTGTGATCTTATCACAGATCAACCATAGGAATGTGGTAAAACTCTTTGGTTGTTGCCTTGAAACTGAAGTCCCAATGTTGGTCTATGATTTCATATCCAATGGAACACTTTATGAGCATCTTCATGTCGAAGGACCAAGATCATTATCGTGGGGTGACAGACTTCGTATAGCCATTGAAACATCAAAATCTTTGGCATATCTTCACTCAGCCGCTGCAATACCTATCATCCATAGAGATGTCAAGTCTGCTAACATACTTTTGGATGATACTCTAACAGCAAAAGTAGCAGACTTTGGAGCATCAAGGTACATTCCCATGGAGAAATCTGGTTTAGAAACAAGGGCTCAAGGTACAAGAGGATACTGGGACCCGATGTACTTTTACACTGGGCGCCTCACGGAGAAAAGTGATGTTTACAGTTTTGGAGTTGTCCTTGTGGAACTGCTAACCAGGCAGAAACCGTCTTCATATTTGTCCTCAAATGACGAGAGTCTTGTTGTACATTTTGTTACTTTGTTTGCGGAAGGGAATTTGCCCCATATATTAGACCCACAAGTCATCGAGGAAGGAGGCAAAGAAGTCGAAGAAGTGGCTGCTATTGCCATAGCATGTGTAAAATTAAGTGGAGAGGATCGTCCAACCATGAGGCAAGTGGAGTTGACACTAGAAGGCGTCCGTACATCTGAGGGGCATGTTTTACATAATGCGGTGGCTAAGGAAGCTCACAGTAATGATATTGAAGTAGGTGTTCAATCTAATAAATCAGTTAGAAAAGATAATGAGGGGTCGACAAGACAGTATAGTATGGAAGAAGAGTTCATACTATCTGCAAGTTGTCCTCGGTAG